The following coding sequences lie in one Streptomyces sp. NBC_00510 genomic window:
- a CDS encoding DUF2255 family protein yields MTTWTKDELDRIEHADELAIAPRRDPGMLDPPTTIWVVRDGADLYVRAYRGRGGTWFRAAQARHEGRITAGGVERDVTFVEVDDPDVNERLDAAYRGKYGHYSAEYVEPMVAGTARAATLKLVPR; encoded by the coding sequence ATGACGACGTGGACGAAGGACGAACTGGACCGCATCGAGCACGCCGACGAGCTGGCCATCGCGCCGCGGCGCGACCCCGGCATGCTGGACCCGCCGACCACCATCTGGGTGGTGCGCGACGGAGCCGACCTGTACGTACGGGCCTACCGCGGGCGCGGCGGCACCTGGTTCCGCGCCGCGCAGGCGCGGCACGAGGGCCGGATCACCGCCGGCGGCGTCGAGCGGGACGTCACCTTCGTCGAGGTCGACGACCCGGACGTCAACGAACGCCTCGACGCCGCCTACCGCGGCAAGTACGGCCACTACAGCGCGGAGTACGTGGAGCCCATGGTGGCCGGGACCGCGCGCGCCGCGACGCTCAAGCTCGTGCCGCGCTGA
- a CDS encoding serine/threonine-protein phosphatase — protein MGRADDEIFGGPAEVGWYVRLLPVVVLVGGLVVDFLTPTQYTSASFYSVAPVLAAPLLSMQGTMVVGLAAIVADAAILAHFGRLRGLSGMSELLTVSLVAVVAVFINRLLEAREDRLRSARSITAAVQRAVLPEPPARVRDLRIATRYEAAEAEAEIGGDLYAVQDTPYGLRCILGDVRGKGLDAVEEATLVLGSFRMAADEQATLADVAGQMMRALWREVGRREEGEQLEWFATAVLAEFPHGGDHVRLVNLGHPAPLLLRRGKVRAAEPSQYGLLLVEGLGEGEAVVDTVPFPPGSTLLLCTDGLTEARDSKGRFYDPLARLAGVERGGPAELLEALLDDVHRHAGGPTDDDMAFLAVTRDS, from the coding sequence GTGGGGAGGGCCGACGACGAGATCTTCGGTGGCCCGGCCGAGGTGGGCTGGTACGTACGGCTGCTCCCGGTCGTGGTGCTCGTCGGCGGCCTCGTCGTGGACTTCCTCACCCCGACGCAGTACACGAGCGCGTCGTTCTACTCCGTCGCCCCCGTGCTCGCGGCCCCGCTGCTGTCGATGCAGGGCACCATGGTGGTCGGTCTGGCGGCGATCGTCGCGGACGCGGCGATCCTGGCCCACTTCGGCCGGCTGCGGGGGCTGAGCGGGATGAGCGAGCTGCTGACCGTCTCGCTGGTCGCCGTGGTCGCGGTGTTCATCAACCGGCTGCTGGAGGCGCGTGAGGACCGGTTGCGCTCCGCCCGCTCGATCACCGCGGCCGTCCAGCGGGCGGTGCTCCCCGAACCGCCCGCGCGGGTCCGGGACCTGCGGATCGCGACCCGCTACGAGGCGGCGGAGGCGGAGGCCGAGATCGGCGGGGACCTGTACGCCGTCCAGGACACGCCGTACGGGCTGCGCTGCATCCTCGGGGACGTACGGGGCAAGGGTCTGGACGCCGTGGAGGAGGCGACGCTGGTCCTCGGCAGCTTCCGGATGGCGGCCGACGAGCAGGCGACCCTGGCGGACGTGGCGGGGCAGATGATGCGGGCCCTGTGGCGGGAGGTGGGCCGGCGCGAGGAGGGCGAGCAACTGGAGTGGTTCGCCACCGCGGTCCTGGCCGAGTTCCCGCACGGCGGCGACCACGTCCGGTTGGTGAACCTCGGTCACCCGGCACCGCTGCTGCTGCGGCGCGGAAAGGTGCGCGCCGCCGAGCCCTCGCAGTACGGGCTGCTGCTGGTGGAGGGCCTGGGGGAAGGAGAGGCCGTGGTGGACACGGTGCCGTTCCCGCCGGGTTCGACTTTGCTGCTGTGCACGGACGGCCTCACCGAGGCCCGCGACTCCAAGGGGCGCTTCTACGACCCGCTGGCGCGGCTGGCCGGGGTGGAGCGCGGCGGTCCGGCCGAGTTGCTGGAGGCGCTGCTCGACGACGTGCACCGGCACGCGGGCGGTCCGACCGACGACGACATGGCGTTCCTCGCGGTGACGCGCGACAGCTGA
- a CDS encoding HTH domain-containing protein — protein sequence MTEATDLAERAGDRDPRVGLRAVAALRRLLEQLETVQVRSARAQGWSWQEIAHELGVSRQAVHKKYGRH from the coding sequence ATGACCGAGGCAACCGATCTCGCCGAGCGGGCGGGCGACCGCGATCCGAGGGTCGGGCTGCGGGCCGTCGCCGCGCTGCGGCGGCTGCTGGAGCAGCTGGAGACCGTACAAGTCAGGAGCGCGCGGGCGCAGGGGTGGTCGTGGCAGGAGATCGCCCACGAACTCGGCGTCAGCAGGCAGGCCGTGCACAAGAAGTACGGGAGGCATTGA
- a CDS encoding peptidase, with translation MFERFTKSAREVVEGAVGHAERAGDPTIGEEHLLLSLLDLEGTRASSALAALGVDRRREALEEALGETRRRGGVSRADAEALAGLGIDVAAIVARVEDAHGAGALAARRGPRRWRPAGRRPFTRGAKGVLERSLRSAVARGDRHIGDEHVLLALTIGPGVVADVLAEHGASWADVERVLAADGQGRAEAS, from the coding sequence ATGTTCGAGAGGTTCACGAAGAGCGCGCGCGAGGTCGTCGAGGGCGCGGTCGGGCACGCCGAACGGGCGGGCGACCCGACGATCGGCGAGGAGCACCTGCTGCTGTCGCTGCTCGACCTGGAGGGCACCCGGGCCTCCTCGGCCCTGGCCGCGCTCGGCGTCGACCGGCGCCGCGAGGCCCTGGAGGAGGCGCTGGGGGAGACCCGGCGGCGCGGCGGGGTCTCACGGGCCGACGCCGAGGCGCTCGCCGGGCTCGGCATCGACGTCGCCGCGATCGTCGCCCGCGTGGAGGACGCCCACGGCGCCGGGGCCCTCGCCGCCCGCCGCGGGCCCCGGCGGTGGCGGCCCGCCGGACGACGGCCCTTCACCCGCGGGGCCAAGGGCGTCCTGGAGCGCTCCCTGCGCTCCGCCGTGGCCCGGGGCGACCGTCACATCGGCGACGAGCACGTCCTGCTCGCCCTCACCATCGGCCCCGGCGTGGTCGCGGACGTCCTCGCCGAGCACGGGGCGTCGTGGGCCGATGTCGAGCGCGTGCTCGCGGCGGACGGCCAGGGCAGGGCGGAGGCGAGCTGA
- a CDS encoding DUF6204 family protein yields MSTRTFRVTVRGAFDGLTAEQRAELLARAPEHDVLHAAFTPEGHLSYDVAARPAFTFRFVDSGEAEEDILDATERAEDAARAWLDERGYGYKNLRSQAEDLSQAPLGKRQRRAAAQGHA; encoded by the coding sequence ATGAGCACACGCACCTTCCGCGTCACCGTCCGCGGCGCCTTCGACGGACTCACCGCCGAGCAGCGCGCCGAACTCCTCGCCCGCGCACCGGAACACGACGTCCTGCACGCCGCCTTCACCCCCGAGGGCCACCTCAGCTACGACGTCGCGGCACGCCCCGCCTTCACCTTCCGCTTCGTGGACTCCGGCGAGGCGGAGGAGGACATCCTCGACGCGACCGAACGCGCGGAGGATGCGGCCAGGGCGTGGCTGGACGAGCGCGGCTACGGCTACAAGAACCTCAGGTCCCAGGCCGAGGACCTCTCCCAGGCGCCGCTGGGCAAGCGGCAGCGCCGCGCCGCCGCGCAAGGGCACGCCTGA